Proteins found in one Oceaniferula flava genomic segment:
- a CDS encoding PEP-CTERM sorting domain-containing protein, translated as MKIINLLPLGGLTLLAGVTSLSAATTFFDHDFDNGTNGDLAGSGALGSPVVGSITATGGHLGGNVYTSGNNGSSNPITSVDGSFNDVGTPAGNYLTATMASDITLAAGPVNVDFSLGIFGTNNSTVFKLVHVIGYSSSDDEVFQLTMRAGSGNATRELFARELGEDNTTFNGTSFSSIDGTKILDDIGIGMNSTNTSNAPSSLVNVSLTLNGTTWDASAASGTSTPATGLNIDSGATDLSYIQFFTSHEDNVNGQNKGIWVDDILVTQVPEPSSVALLGLGGIALMLRRRK; from the coding sequence ATGAAAATAATCAACCTATTACCCCTTGGAGGTCTAACGCTGCTTGCCGGTGTTACGTCCTTATCTGCAGCGACGACATTTTTCGATCATGATTTCGATAACGGAACCAACGGTGATCTGGCTGGTTCAGGAGCCCTTGGTAGCCCTGTTGTGGGGTCCATTACTGCGACCGGAGGTCATCTTGGAGGTAATGTTTACACCAGTGGAAACAATGGTAGTAGTAACCCTATCACCAGTGTTGATGGTAGTTTCAATGATGTCGGAACGCCTGCAGGAAACTACCTGACAGCCACGATGGCTTCAGATATTACGCTTGCTGCAGGACCTGTGAACGTTGATTTCTCATTGGGGATTTTTGGAACCAATAACAGCACAGTCTTCAAGCTCGTCCATGTCATTGGCTACTCGAGTAGCGATGACGAGGTGTTCCAGCTCACGATGCGTGCCGGAAGTGGTAATGCGACACGAGAGCTCTTTGCTCGAGAGTTGGGGGAAGATAACACGACATTCAATGGCACAAGCTTCTCGTCAATTGATGGAACCAAAATTCTCGATGATATTGGTATCGGAATGAATTCAACGAATACCAGTAATGCTCCTTCTAGCTTGGTTAATGTCAGTTTGACCCTCAATGGGACGACTTGGGATGCCAGTGCTGCAAGTGGCACGAGCACTCCAGCCACCGGTTTGAATATCGACAGCGGGGCTACGGATCTTTCCTATATCCAATTTTTTACATCCCATGAAGATAATGTGAACGGTCAGAACAAGGGTATTTGGGTAGACGATATCCTTGTGACTCAGGTTCCAGAGCCTTCGTCCGTAGCTTTACTCGGACTTGGAGGAATCGCTTTGATGCTTCGTCGCAGGAAGTAG
- the lysS gene encoding lysine--tRNA ligase — MSDQNDTPQSTEAELITIRRDKLAKLRELGIDPFGGKFETTTTPGALKADFADEKPVTIAGRLTAIRDMGKSVFATLGDVEGRIQIYLNKKGISETDWAAYKLLDLGDWIGVEGETFTTGKGEPSVKVEKLTVLSKSLRPMPDKWHGVADREIKYRKRHLDLMSNEGSAKVFLTRSQMIAEIRSFLHTRGYLEVETPMLQSVAGGAAARPFETYHNALGMDLTLRIAPELFLKRLLVGGFTKVFELNRNFRNEGISRRHNPEFTMLEAYEAFADFETMANMVEEMTCHLAEKFCGGLEIEHKDEEGNVIRTINLQRPWKRANYHDLIKEVAGDDFFDITPEARRAKCDELGVQISDGMEDYEVVQQVFEKKVEEHTFDPCFVTRVASELIPLAKVTPGGEQGKETVEVYELIINGQEISPGYSELNDPDVQRQRLEHQAGGEEEQKIDHDFIETLENGMPPAGGIGIGIDRLIMMLTGAPTIRDVVLFPLLKKKD; from the coding sequence ATGAGCGACCAGAATGACACGCCACAATCCACCGAAGCAGAGTTGATCACCATTCGCCGCGACAAACTCGCCAAACTGCGCGAGCTCGGCATCGATCCCTTCGGCGGCAAATTCGAAACCACCACCACTCCCGGTGCGCTCAAGGCCGACTTCGCCGATGAAAAACCGGTCACTATCGCCGGTCGCCTCACCGCCATCCGCGACATGGGCAAGTCCGTGTTCGCCACCCTCGGAGATGTCGAAGGTCGGATCCAAATTTACCTCAACAAAAAAGGCATCAGCGAAACCGACTGGGCAGCTTACAAATTGTTAGACCTTGGCGACTGGATTGGCGTCGAAGGCGAAACCTTCACCACAGGAAAAGGCGAGCCGTCTGTGAAGGTAGAAAAACTCACCGTGCTCAGCAAGTCCCTGCGTCCGATGCCCGACAAGTGGCACGGCGTGGCCGACCGCGAAATCAAATACCGCAAGCGCCACCTCGACCTGATGTCGAACGAAGGCTCCGCCAAAGTGTTCCTCACGCGCTCGCAAATGATCGCCGAGATCCGCAGCTTCCTGCACACCCGCGGCTACCTCGAAGTGGAAACTCCCATGCTGCAGAGTGTGGCCGGAGGCGCCGCCGCCCGTCCCTTCGAGACCTATCACAACGCGCTCGGCATGGACCTCACCCTGCGCATCGCACCCGAGCTGTTCCTCAAGCGTCTGTTAGTGGGTGGCTTCACCAAGGTCTTCGAACTCAACCGCAACTTCCGCAACGAAGGTATCAGCCGTCGTCACAACCCTGAGTTCACCATGCTCGAAGCCTACGAAGCCTTCGCCGATTTCGAAACCATGGCAAACATGGTGGAGGAAATGACCTGCCACCTCGCGGAGAAATTCTGCGGTGGTCTGGAAATCGAGCACAAGGATGAGGAAGGCAACGTCATCCGCACCATCAACCTGCAACGCCCGTGGAAGCGCGCCAATTACCACGACCTGATCAAAGAGGTCGCCGGCGATGATTTCTTCGACATCACTCCGGAAGCCCGTCGAGCCAAGTGCGATGAACTCGGCGTGCAGATCTCCGACGGCATGGAGGATTACGAGGTGGTTCAGCAAGTTTTCGAAAAGAAAGTCGAGGAGCACACCTTCGATCCCTGCTTCGTCACCCGCGTCGCCTCCGAGCTCATCCCATTGGCGAAAGTCACTCCCGGCGGCGAGCAAGGCAAGGAAACCGTCGAGGTTTACGAACTCATTATCAACGGTCAGGAAATCTCACCCGGCTACTCCGAGCTCAACGATCCTGACGTCCAGCGTCAGCGCCTCGAGCACCAAGCCGGCGGCGAGGAAGAGCAGAAGATCGACCACGACTTCATCGAGACTCTCGAGAACGGCATGCCTCCGGCAGGCGGCATCGGCATCGGTATCGATCGCCTGATCATGATGCTCACCGGCGCCCCAACCATCCGCGACGTGGTGCTCTTCCCTCTTCTTAAGAAGAAGGACTAA
- a CDS encoding thioredoxin-like domain-containing protein, protein MALTGSLSAAALPELEMFRLDAGKKESYELKPETRYVALYFSASWCGPCRKTTPSLVAEYQRMLEKEKQPVEIVLVGSDRSAKAVEDYMKNYHMRWPALEWEAIPGVNSFAPAGIPYLVLVERETGQVISKGTGPSGVEAVVTRMREFTGVATEEPFKAGSFVDRYGLLIAVALSCLAIFLFQKWRGRNEQGA, encoded by the coding sequence ATGGCACTGACCGGATCACTGAGTGCGGCGGCACTGCCGGAGCTTGAGATGTTTCGTTTGGACGCTGGAAAAAAGGAAAGTTATGAGCTGAAACCGGAGACCCGATACGTGGCGCTCTACTTTTCAGCCTCGTGGTGCGGACCGTGCCGCAAGACCACGCCATCGCTGGTGGCCGAATATCAGCGGATGCTCGAGAAAGAGAAGCAGCCGGTGGAAATCGTGCTGGTAGGCTCGGATCGCAGTGCCAAGGCGGTGGAGGATTATATGAAGAATTACCACATGCGCTGGCCCGCCCTTGAGTGGGAAGCCATTCCTGGCGTGAATAGTTTTGCTCCGGCAGGCATCCCTTACCTGGTGCTGGTCGAACGCGAGACCGGGCAGGTGATTTCCAAGGGCACTGGGCCGTCGGGGGTCGAGGCGGTGGTGACGCGGATGCGTGAATTTACCGGTGTGGCGACCGAAGAACCGTTCAAGGCGGGGAGCTTTGTGGACCGATACGGACTGCTGATAGCGGTGGCACTTTCCTGCCTTGCGATCTTCCTGTTCCAAAAATGGCGCGGTCGAAATGAGCAGGGCGCCTGA